In one window of Catalinimonas alkaloidigena DNA:
- a CDS encoding DUF3857 domain-containing protein — MKNLLLLPLFLALSLPAGAVGSLKWGKVSKEELALTVCDYDSSAVAVMLDEAGKVTFAYGSDPIIYKHFRIKILDDKGLDYADVRLPFYVKDNLESINGIRAQTINVEPDGSITKHEVSNKEIFEVRLDDRWSEKRFTFPNVRKGSIIEYSYRTYSESVVFLEGWVFQNDIPTLHSAFEAEIPSGLDYRVLYQGTRLLKNYSETPTSKWELEDLPAIRKEVHAPHLLDYVEKIRFQLAGYYKRGSMPSSGMEYTTLMKTWEKFSADVLEADAFRLYLEKKGWARKRLEENMTLPVDPTDRARAIYAFVRDHFRWNGEYGYFADKTPDQLWEAQEGASDEINLLLCLLLRAADLEADPVLVSTRSHGRVFRGAPMLSQFNHLIANVHIDGKDQPLDAILGHHPYGCLPYQDLNEGLYLLHASKGRWLEPTQPATNVATSIQVNLQDPSQTVSEYEINYTGYEAVRMRQQLAKGGEEWLRKQWNTKGTLERLEIENLAALDKPLTIRCQLIQPSQAAGNRMYFQPDFQSQFDENPFSEAKRYYPIEFDYPFTEIFTMSVVLPPGLQVEELPKSLKAVTPDRSASIQYQSQQIETQIQIQGRSTLHQHLIGADQYHALRAFYDMTTNKLKEPLVLKRLTTPEGQGE, encoded by the coding sequence ATGAAAAATCTGCTTCTGCTCCCGTTGTTTCTCGCATTGAGCCTGCCCGCCGGGGCCGTGGGCTCCCTGAAATGGGGCAAAGTCAGTAAAGAAGAGTTAGCCCTGACCGTATGCGACTACGACTCTTCGGCCGTGGCCGTGATGCTCGACGAAGCGGGCAAAGTCACGTTTGCTTACGGCAGCGACCCGATCATCTACAAACATTTCCGAATCAAGATTCTGGACGACAAAGGGTTGGATTACGCCGACGTCCGGTTACCGTTTTACGTAAAAGATAACCTGGAAAGCATTAACGGCATCCGTGCGCAGACCATCAATGTAGAACCTGACGGGTCGATTACCAAGCACGAAGTTTCGAACAAAGAGATTTTCGAAGTGCGCCTCGACGACCGCTGGAGTGAGAAACGCTTTACATTTCCGAACGTTCGCAAAGGTTCGATCATTGAGTATTCGTACCGCACGTATTCGGAGAGCGTAGTTTTTCTGGAGGGTTGGGTCTTTCAGAACGACATTCCAACGCTTCATTCGGCGTTCGAAGCCGAAATTCCTTCGGGCCTCGATTACCGCGTGCTGTATCAGGGCACGCGCCTTCTAAAAAATTATTCCGAGACTCCCACCAGCAAGTGGGAATTAGAAGACCTGCCGGCCATTCGTAAAGAGGTTCATGCTCCGCATCTGCTGGACTACGTCGAGAAAATCCGCTTTCAGCTGGCAGGGTATTACAAACGCGGGAGTATGCCGAGCAGCGGTATGGAATACACCACTCTGATGAAAACCTGGGAGAAATTTTCGGCCGATGTACTGGAAGCCGATGCGTTTCGGTTGTACCTGGAGAAGAAAGGGTGGGCGCGCAAACGGCTGGAGGAAAACATGACACTGCCCGTCGACCCGACCGACCGGGCCCGTGCCATTTATGCTTTTGTGCGCGACCATTTCCGGTGGAATGGTGAGTATGGGTATTTTGCCGACAAAACGCCCGATCAGTTGTGGGAAGCCCAGGAAGGGGCTAGCGACGAAATCAACCTGCTGCTCTGCCTGTTGCTGCGTGCCGCCGACCTGGAAGCCGATCCCGTCCTGGTAAGCACCCGAAGCCACGGCCGGGTTTTTCGGGGAGCACCTATGCTATCCCAATTCAACCACCTGATTGCCAATGTACACATCGACGGTAAAGACCAGCCCCTGGACGCCATCCTGGGCCATCACCCGTACGGTTGCCTGCCGTATCAGGATTTGAACGAGGGTTTGTATCTGCTGCATGCCAGCAAGGGGCGTTGGCTTGAACCTACTCAGCCGGCGACAAACGTCGCCACGTCGATTCAGGTAAACCTGCAAGACCCGTCACAGACGGTTTCGGAGTACGAAATCAATTACACCGGCTACGAGGCAGTACGGATGCGCCAGCAACTGGCCAAAGGCGGCGAAGAATGGCTGCGGAAACAATGGAATACCAAAGGCACTTTGGAGCGCCTGGAAATCGAAAATTTGGCAGCCTTGGACAAACCCCTGACCATTCGTTGCCAGCTCATCCAGCCGAGTCAGGCCGCAGGCAACCGGATGTATTTTCAGCCCGATTTTCAGTCGCAGTTCGACGAAAATCCCTTCTCTGAGGCCAAGCGGTACTACCCCATTGAGTTCGACTATCCGTTTACAGAGATTTTTACGATGTCAGTCGTCCTGCCGCCTGGCCTGCAAGTCGAAGAGTTGCCGAAGTCGCTGAAAGCAGTTACACCCGACCGGTCTGCCAGCATCCAGTACCAGTCGCAACAAATTGAAACACAAATTCAGATACAGGGGCGATCAACCCTCCACCAGCATCTGATCGGGGCCGATCAATATCATGCACTGCGGGCGTTTTATGACATGACGACCAACAAACTCAAGGAACCACTCGTGTTGAAACGCCTCACCACCCCAGAGGGCCAAGGTGAGTAA
- the pbpC gene encoding penicillin-binding protein 1C, whose amino-acid sequence MRKQHWVLFAGSMVALWGLFLLLDACFPFRPQVAYAPLVLDRDGTVLHARLSADDKWRMYTELSEITPTLRQALLFKEDRFFYYHMGVNPLAMVRALASNWRSGRRTSGASTITMQVARLLDPQPRTYGNKLREMFRALQLEWHYSKDEILQLYLNLVPYGSNLEGVKSAALLYFGRSPNHLSLAQIATLTVVPNRPSSLRLDQPNDELLAVRNQWLRAFREANVFPVQAVADALAEPLNLRRRPTPRGVPHLARRLTQTHKRVPVVRTTIDRRVQAQVETLTETHIRHWKQRNVHNAAVMVVDNRTREVVAYLGSPDFEDGTHAGQVDGVRAVRSPGSTLKPLVYALAFDEGKVTPKRMLPDVPTDYDGYAPENFDRQFHGQVTAELALSHSLNLPAVQLLQEVSVPLLVQRLKQAGFATIARQQHYLGLSTVLGGCGTTLEELTALYAALADQGRYRPLRTLATAGDDTTTAAVVSPAASFVVTEILTQLERPDLPQREHHALRVPRIAWKTGTSYGRRDAWSIGYNERYTVGVWVGNFSGEGVRELTGADAATPLLFKLFNMLEPNGTERWFRAPAALGFRLVCAETGLVPGPACEHQVVDYFLPLVSEARVCDHWQEVRVSPDETLSYCPVCSPPAGYKRKRYRRLPAPVLAFQRAQGTAPEVVPPHNPACTRVWQADAPQIVSPVDGKEYVVERTEPAELMLQCQAEGDVKEVYWYVNDQFFKAASPTEPVFWQPDAGATDGRLKVSCSDDRGRNTDVWVRLSSW is encoded by the coding sequence ATGCGTAAGCAGCACTGGGTCCTGTTTGCTGGAAGTATGGTGGCACTGTGGGGGCTTTTTCTTCTGCTGGACGCCTGTTTTCCCTTTCGACCGCAGGTAGCGTATGCGCCGCTGGTGCTGGACCGCGACGGAACTGTGCTGCATGCCCGTTTGAGTGCCGATGACAAATGGCGGATGTATACCGAACTGTCCGAAATTACGCCTACGTTGCGGCAGGCCTTGTTGTTTAAAGAAGATCGCTTCTTTTACTACCATATGGGCGTCAATCCGCTGGCGATGGTGCGCGCATTGGCAAGCAACTGGCGTAGCGGGCGGCGTACTTCCGGCGCTTCTACGATCACCATGCAAGTCGCCCGGCTGCTTGACCCACAACCTCGTACCTACGGAAACAAACTGCGGGAAATGTTCCGGGCCCTGCAACTGGAGTGGCACTATTCCAAAGACGAGATCCTGCAACTCTACCTCAATCTGGTCCCCTACGGGAGTAACCTGGAAGGGGTGAAATCGGCAGCGCTGTTGTATTTCGGGCGATCCCCCAACCACCTGAGTCTTGCGCAGATTGCTACCCTGACCGTAGTGCCCAACCGACCCTCTTCGCTGCGTCTGGACCAACCGAACGATGAACTGCTGGCGGTGCGAAACCAATGGCTGCGGGCATTCCGCGAGGCGAATGTGTTTCCTGTGCAGGCCGTTGCCGACGCCTTAGCCGAGCCACTCAACCTGCGGCGTCGCCCTACGCCCCGCGGCGTTCCGCACTTGGCCCGCCGCCTGACCCAGACCCACAAACGCGTGCCGGTGGTGCGCACAACAATCGACCGCCGGGTGCAGGCGCAGGTGGAAACGTTGACCGAGACGCACATACGACATTGGAAACAGCGCAATGTGCACAACGCCGCCGTGATGGTGGTAGACAATCGTACGCGTGAGGTAGTGGCGTACCTCGGGTCGCCTGATTTCGAGGACGGTACCCATGCCGGGCAAGTCGACGGCGTGAGGGCGGTCCGGTCGCCGGGTAGTACGCTGAAGCCGCTGGTGTATGCCCTGGCGTTCGACGAAGGAAAAGTGACGCCTAAACGGATGTTGCCCGATGTCCCGACGGATTACGACGGTTATGCCCCCGAAAATTTTGATCGGCAATTTCACGGCCAAGTGACAGCCGAACTGGCGCTGTCGCATTCGCTGAATCTGCCTGCGGTGCAATTATTACAGGAGGTAAGCGTGCCGTTGTTGGTACAACGCCTCAAACAGGCCGGGTTCGCCACCATTGCGCGTCAGCAGCACTACCTGGGGCTCTCAACCGTGTTGGGCGGTTGCGGCACCACGTTAGAGGAATTGACGGCGCTGTACGCCGCCCTGGCCGACCAGGGACGCTACCGACCGCTGCGGACTCTGGCCACAGCCGGAGACGACACGACCACAGCCGCGGTAGTGAGTCCGGCAGCCTCGTTCGTGGTAACCGAAATTCTGACCCAACTGGAGCGCCCCGACCTTCCTCAGCGCGAGCACCATGCCCTACGCGTCCCCCGCATTGCCTGGAAAACGGGGACGTCTTACGGCCGCCGCGACGCCTGGAGCATCGGCTACAACGAGCGCTACACGGTTGGGGTATGGGTCGGAAATTTCTCGGGTGAAGGCGTGCGCGAACTCACCGGCGCCGACGCCGCCACGCCGCTGTTGTTCAAGCTCTTCAACATGCTGGAGCCCAACGGAACGGAGCGCTGGTTTCGGGCGCCTGCCGCGCTGGGTTTCCGGCTGGTCTGTGCAGAGACCGGCTTGGTGCCTGGTCCAGCGTGCGAGCATCAGGTGGTCGATTACTTCTTGCCGCTGGTGTCCGAAGCGCGGGTATGTGACCACTGGCAGGAAGTCCGCGTCTCGCCCGACGAAACGCTGTCGTACTGTCCGGTCTGTTCACCGCCGGCGGGCTACAAGCGCAAACGTTACCGTCGTCTGCCCGCTCCGGTGCTGGCTTTTCAGCGGGCGCAGGGCACAGCACCGGAAGTCGTGCCGCCACACAACCCAGCCTGCACGCGGGTCTGGCAGGCGGATGCGCCCCAGATTGTTTCGCCGGTAGACGGCAAAGAATACGTGGTGGAGC
- a CDS encoding glutamate--tRNA ligase family protein has product MSKVASRLAPTPSGYLHLGNAFSFVLTWLLVRHHGGTLHLRIDDADAARVRPEYVDDIFHTLAWLGLDWDTGPEGPADFYRHYSQQLREALYQSALQQLSAVPEAVFACTCTRAQLRRQSVDGLYPGTCRARHRALDTPGCAWRLRVPEGLQVTFQAWGGDSSTVDLSQAMGDFVVRKKDGSPAYQLSSVVDDLHYGTTLIVRGLDLLPSTAAQVYLAQQLAQVTPTYAAFGDVLFYHHPLVQLASGEKLSKSAGAQSVREARPSAASFYQVIAKSLGYSVPLPTSAAELLARFAEAALPTSPNATLHASDFTPSPH; this is encoded by the coding sequence GTGAGTAAAGTTGCGTCGAGGCTGGCACCTACGCCCAGTGGCTATTTGCATCTGGGCAATGCGTTTTCGTTTGTTCTGACGTGGCTTCTGGTGCGGCATCATGGCGGGACGTTGCACCTCCGCATCGACGATGCCGACGCGGCCCGCGTCCGCCCCGAATACGTCGACGACATTTTTCATACGCTCGCCTGGCTGGGGCTGGACTGGGACACCGGCCCCGAGGGGCCCGCCGACTTCTACCGTCACTACTCTCAGCAACTGCGCGAGGCACTGTACCAGAGTGCTCTGCAACAGCTCAGTGCCGTCCCGGAGGCGGTTTTTGCGTGCACCTGTACACGCGCGCAATTGCGCCGTCAGTCGGTGGATGGCCTGTATCCCGGTACGTGCCGCGCACGCCATCGGGCCTTGGACACACCCGGCTGCGCCTGGCGATTGCGCGTTCCCGAGGGTCTCCAGGTTACGTTTCAGGCATGGGGCGGGGACAGCTCCACGGTTGATCTCAGTCAGGCAATGGGCGATTTTGTCGTTCGTAAGAAAGATGGCAGTCCCGCCTATCAGCTTTCGTCCGTCGTGGATGATCTTCATTACGGCACCACCCTGATTGTCAGAGGGCTGGATTTGTTGCCTTCGACCGCAGCGCAAGTTTACCTGGCACAGCAACTAGCGCAGGTCACGCCCACTTACGCCGCCTTCGGAGACGTGCTGTTCTATCATCATCCGCTGGTGCAACTCGCTTCTGGTGAAAAGCTTTCCAAATCGGCGGGGGCGCAATCGGTACGCGAGGCCCGGCCGTCGGCTGCATCATTCTACCAAGTCATCGCTAAATCGCTCGGTTACAGCGTCCCGCTGCCGACTTCTGCGGCTGAACTCCTGGCACGTTTTGCAGAAGCCGCGTTGCCCACTTCGCCGAACGCCACGCTGCATGCTTCCGATTTTACACCTTCACCGCACTAA
- a CDS encoding NAD(P)/FAD-dependent oxidoreductase: MLSFWETHTYLSTDFLIVGGGISGLSTALRLKERRPNAQVTVLERGTLPNGASTKNAGFACFGSLTELLEDIDTIGPAETLALVERRYRGLQRLRARVGDAALDYQGNGGWELIGEWEEGALSRLEEVNESLSPLFQEPVFQVKTEARARLGFASEAVRHLIFNPYEGQLHPGQMMRALWQRAVEQGVTVLHGCDVRSWEEANAQVTVTAALTGHPEPVKFSAAQLAFCTNAFTPALLPELSLRPGRGQVLVTEPLGTLPFKGVFHFDKGYYYFRNFEGRVLFGGGRNLDFAGEETTAFEINERIYEDLLHKLRTVILPGHPVKIAQRWAGIMAFGEDKRPIVRRLGTRTVAGVRLGGMGVAIGSLIGDELADLLLA, translated from the coding sequence ATGTTAAGCTTTTGGGAAACCCATACCTATCTGTCGACCGATTTTCTGATCGTAGGGGGAGGCATTTCTGGTCTTTCGACGGCCCTACGTCTGAAAGAAAGGCGGCCAAACGCACAGGTAACTGTCTTGGAACGCGGCACTTTGCCGAACGGGGCCAGCACCAAGAATGCCGGATTCGCCTGTTTCGGAAGTTTAACCGAATTGCTGGAAGACATCGACACCATTGGCCCTGCAGAAACGCTAGCGCTGGTCGAGCGTCGGTACCGGGGCCTGCAACGCCTGCGCGCGCGTGTCGGTGACGCCGCTCTCGATTACCAGGGGAACGGCGGATGGGAGCTAATCGGAGAGTGGGAAGAGGGTGCCCTGTCACGGCTGGAGGAAGTGAATGAATCACTGAGTCCCTTGTTTCAGGAGCCGGTGTTTCAGGTGAAAACCGAAGCGCGGGCACGCCTGGGTTTTGCGTCCGAAGCAGTACGTCACCTCATTTTCAACCCTTACGAGGGGCAGTTGCACCCCGGGCAAATGATGCGTGCTCTTTGGCAGCGTGCTGTGGAACAAGGTGTCACGGTGTTGCACGGGTGCGACGTCAGATCCTGGGAAGAGGCCAACGCGCAGGTGACCGTGACCGCCGCGCTGACCGGCCACCCGGAGCCGGTAAAGTTTTCGGCGGCGCAACTGGCCTTCTGTACCAATGCCTTCACCCCAGCCCTGTTGCCGGAGCTCTCCTTGCGGCCGGGACGAGGCCAGGTTCTGGTGACGGAACCGCTCGGGACGCTGCCGTTCAAGGGCGTTTTCCATTTCGACAAAGGGTATTACTACTTCCGCAACTTCGAAGGGCGGGTGCTGTTCGGGGGTGGGCGTAATCTCGACTTCGCAGGCGAAGAAACCACCGCGTTTGAAATCAACGAGCGCATCTACGAAGACCTGCTTCACAAGCTGCGGACGGTGATTCTGCCCGGCCACCCGGTGAAGATTGCCCAACGATGGGCAGGCATTATGGCTTTTGGCGAAGACAAGCGGCCCATTGTCCGGCGGTTAGGGACTCGTACTGTGGCGGGAGTACGCCTGGGCGGCATGGGTGTAGCCATCGGCAGCCTGATTGGCGACGAACTGGCCGATCTGTTGCTGGCTTAA
- a CDS encoding DUF6438 domain-containing protein — protein MSRIYMLMLALVFAAGACRSQKDTEARLPVLTIEKTPCFGRCPTYKASVYEDGTVFYEGRQFVAKEGTYEFQAPAEQVKQWLQEAKQLGYFQLEDEYPTKATDLPSTITSVRLDGKTKQITAVENVPPALRAFQTKLHESMMQLIEEQEGKPATERHD, from the coding sequence ATGTCCAGAATATACATGTTGATGCTGGCGCTGGTGTTTGCCGCTGGTGCCTGCCGTTCCCAGAAAGACACCGAAGCTCGGCTTCCGGTACTCACCATCGAAAAAACGCCCTGTTTCGGGCGCTGCCCCACGTACAAAGCCAGTGTTTACGAAGACGGCACCGTGTTCTACGAAGGCAGGCAGTTCGTGGCCAAAGAAGGCACGTATGAGTTTCAGGCCCCGGCCGAGCAGGTAAAACAATGGCTGCAGGAAGCGAAGCAATTGGGTTATTTTCAACTAGAAGACGAGTATCCTACAAAAGCGACTGACCTGCCGTCTACGATTACGTCCGTGCGCCTCGACGGAAAAACGAAACAGATCACCGCCGTGGAGAATGTCCCTCCCGCGCTACGGGCGTTTCAAACGAAGCTACACGAATCGATGATGCAACTCATCGAAGAACAGGAAGGAAAACCCGCTACCGAAAGGCATGATTAG
- a CDS encoding tRNA-binding protein — protein sequence MISWEDFEKVELRVGTVVRVEPFPEARKPAWKVWVDFGEPLGVKKTSAQITAHYTAETLIGRQVVCVTNFPPKQIGKFLSEILITGFPDEQGAVVLIGPDQSVPNGARLF from the coding sequence ATGATTAGTTGGGAAGATTTTGAAAAGGTCGAGCTCCGCGTCGGCACTGTCGTACGCGTTGAACCTTTTCCCGAGGCACGAAAACCCGCCTGGAAAGTCTGGGTAGATTTTGGCGAGCCGCTGGGCGTCAAAAAAACCAGCGCTCAAATTACCGCGCACTACACCGCCGAGACCCTGATCGGTCGGCAGGTCGTATGTGTCACCAACTTCCCACCCAAGCAGATCGGTAAGTTTCTGTCGGAAATCCTGATTACCGGCTTTCCTGATGAGCAGGGTGCTGTGGTCCTGATCGGGCCTGACCAGTCGGTTCCAAATGGGGCGCGTCTTTTTTAA
- a CDS encoding DUF5655 domain-containing protein gives MLPRDVENFLSNKPPVAVELFRLFTKEMQALGPVHLRPTKTTVAFEATRHMAYLYAFGKTFVSGVFRFPQSYEGHLCFFKVGKVAPQSRVYAHHFRLYEPSDLDEELQVFMKMAYANATSPDA, from the coding sequence ATGCTGCCACGCGACGTAGAAAATTTTCTGAGCAACAAACCACCCGTCGCGGTGGAACTGTTCCGCCTGTTTACCAAGGAAATGCAGGCGCTGGGACCGGTGCACCTGCGTCCCACCAAAACCACGGTGGCTTTTGAGGCGACTCGGCACATGGCGTACCTCTATGCCTTCGGAAAAACGTTTGTGAGTGGAGTGTTCCGCTTCCCGCAGTCGTACGAAGGCCATCTCTGCTTTTTCAAGGTCGGGAAGGTAGCCCCCCAGTCCCGGGTGTACGCACACCATTTCCGCCTCTACGAGCCGTCCGACCTGGACGAAGAACTGCAGGTTTTTATGAAAATGGCGTATGCCAACGCCACGTCGCCCGATGCTTAA